From the Rhodoferax sp. WC2427 genome, one window contains:
- a CDS encoding 3'-5' exonuclease, producing MPSSPAKQPRTRKSPVADPQQQLSLLFNEAPETAPAPTPAPAAVPVELATAQPAIAITSDGEALALQLEQHPDYRVLRRLVPQLHFAAASGPGVKRLLVLDTETTGLEHSRDKIIELALLRVDIDTATGLPCGSVQVYDGLEDPGQPIPDIARKITGIDDSMVAGQALDEARITELLEGVDLVVAHNAGFDRPFVEARLPAFAAKAWACSFADIDWKQEGRDSAKLTALALDLGRFYDAHRAEMDCHALLAVLQAPMPIAGHTGLAHLLAAAEGTRYRLQANGAPFDAKDALKERGYRWDAANKVWHTRLMDEAALQGECDWLAAAVYRGRAARVQVEALDARVRYASRAGLLTWRNIG from the coding sequence ATGCCTTCTTCCCCGGCCAAGCAGCCCCGCACCCGCAAGTCCCCGGTGGCCGACCCGCAACAGCAACTCAGTCTGTTGTTCAATGAAGCTCCTGAGACGGCGCCAGCTCCCACACCAGCCCCTGCCGCTGTGCCCGTTGAGCTTGCAACAGCCCAGCCTGCCATCGCGATCACCTCCGATGGGGAGGCCCTGGCGCTGCAACTCGAACAACACCCTGACTACCGCGTCTTGCGCCGCCTGGTGCCGCAGTTGCACTTCGCCGCGGCCTCCGGCCCGGGCGTGAAGCGCCTGCTGGTGCTGGACACCGAGACCACCGGCCTGGAGCACAGCCGCGACAAGATCATCGAGCTGGCCCTGCTGCGCGTCGATATCGACACCGCCACCGGTCTGCCCTGTGGCAGCGTGCAGGTGTATGACGGCCTGGAAGACCCCGGCCAGCCCATCCCCGACATCGCCCGCAAGATCACCGGCATCGACGACAGCATGGTGGCGGGCCAGGCGCTGGACGAGGCCCGCATCACCGAACTGCTCGAAGGCGTGGATTTGGTGGTGGCGCACAACGCCGGGTTTGACCGCCCGTTTGTCGAAGCCCGCCTGCCCGCGTTCGCCGCCAAGGCCTGGGCCTGCTCGTTTGCCGATATCGACTGGAAGCAAGAAGGCCGCGATTCCGCCAAGCTCACCGCCCTGGCGCTGGACCTGGGCCGGTTTTACGACGCACACCGCGCCGAAATGGATTGCCACGCCTTGCTGGCGGTGTTGCAGGCCCCCATGCCGATCGCAGGCCACACCGGCCTGGCGCATCTGTTGGCCGCCGCCGAGGGCACCCGCTACCGCCTGCAGGCCAATGGCGCACCGTTTGATGCCAAAGACGCACTCAAGGAACGCGGCTACCGCTGGGACGCGGCCAACAAGGTCTGGCACACCCGGTTGATGGATGAAGCTGCCCTGCAAGGGGAATGCGATTGGCTGGCCGCCGCGGTCTATCGGGGCCGGGCGGCCCGGGTGCAGGTCGAGGCGCTGGATGCCCGCGTACGCTACGCCAGCCGCGCCGGACTGTTGACTTGGCGCAATATTGGATGA
- a CDS encoding DOPA 4,5-dioxygenase family protein, which produces MNDARIKGFHAHVYFDAATQEQGRALCLEAASRFKLAMGRVHPGPVGPHPDGSCQLAFAPSVFAELVPWLAMHRRGLVVFIHPITGNDLVDHRDFAMWMGAVRPLDLSVLSGSDTVYELPED; this is translated from the coding sequence ATGAACGACGCACGCATCAAGGGCTTCCATGCCCACGTCTACTTTGATGCGGCCACGCAGGAGCAGGGCCGCGCCCTGTGCCTGGAGGCCGCCAGCCGCTTCAAGCTGGCCATGGGGCGGGTCCATCCGGGTCCGGTGGGTCCGCACCCGGACGGCAGCTGCCAGCTGGCCTTTGCACCCTCGGTGTTTGCCGAACTGGTGCCCTGGCTGGCCATGCACCGGCGCGGCCTGGTGGTTTTCATCCACCCCATCACCGGCAATGACCTGGTCGACCACCGCGACTTCGCCATGTGGATGGGTGCGGTACGGCCGCTGGACTTGTCGGTGCTGTCCGGATCGGACACGGTGTATGAGCTTCCCGAAGATTAG
- a CDS encoding DUF2242 domain-containing protein: MSFPKISAALVSLALVGCATPMKPIAQQEEFDSSGKYSRMFDASPSDTCEAARRALLSQGYVISNAAKELVQGQKNFQPENEIHVQMDIRVVCASESRDGKLSLGFVTALQDRYALKKSNTSASLGVGVLGSVSVPVSSSNDAMVKVGSETVSSERFYDRFFALVQHYLAQDMEEPDGEALAPPAPDKPKKPLAP, from the coding sequence ATGAGCTTCCCGAAGATTAGCGCTGCGCTGGTGTCCCTGGCTCTGGTGGGCTGTGCCACCCCCATGAAGCCCATCGCCCAGCAAGAAGAATTCGATTCCTCGGGCAAGTACTCGCGCATGTTCGATGCCAGCCCCAGCGACACCTGCGAGGCCGCACGGCGCGCCTTGCTCAGCCAGGGTTACGTGATTTCGAATGCCGCCAAAGAGCTGGTGCAGGGACAAAAAAACTTCCAGCCCGAAAACGAAATCCATGTGCAAATGGACATCCGGGTGGTGTGCGCGTCCGAGAGCCGTGACGGCAAGCTCAGCCTGGGCTTTGTCACTGCGCTGCAGGACCGCTACGCCCTGAAGAAGAGCAACACCTCGGCCAGCCTGGGCGTGGGCGTGTTGGGCTCGGTGTCGGTGCCGGTCAGCTCCAGCAACGATGCGATGGTCAAGGTGGGCAGTGAAACCGTGTCCAGCGAGCGGTTTTATGACCGCTTCTTTGCGTTGGTGCAGCACTACCTGGCGCAAGACATGGAAGAGCCGGACGGCGAGGCGCTGGCCCCTCCCGCACCCGACAAGCCGAAAAAACCGCTAGCGCCGTAA
- a CDS encoding thioredoxin family protein — protein sequence MELVVSTPPAPPAPRLWVACLCADWCGSCRDYQERFEQVGRAFPGAEFVWVDIEDQADVVDPVEVDNFPTVLVVVDGAARFFGSITPQMETLQRLVQAQLEAPGAPADPEVTALAQRLRR from the coding sequence ATGGAATTGGTAGTAAGCACGCCCCCAGCCCCCCCAGCGCCACGCCTGTGGGTGGCTTGCCTGTGCGCCGATTGGTGTGGGAGCTGCCGCGACTACCAGGAGCGGTTTGAACAGGTCGGGCGCGCATTTCCCGGGGCCGAGTTCGTCTGGGTGGATATTGAAGACCAGGCCGACGTGGTGGACCCCGTCGAGGTGGACAATTTCCCAACGGTACTGGTGGTGGTGGACGGCGCGGCGCGCTTCTTTGGCAGCATCACACCACAAATGGAGACTTTGCAGCGGCTGGTACAGGCGCAGCTGGAGGCGCCCGGCGCGCCAGCCGACCCGGAGGTGACGGCCCTGGCGCAGCGTTTACGGCGCTAG
- a CDS encoding LysR family transcriptional regulator codes for MSKFDHSHLDGQLLQLLLAVLEEGSVTRAAQRLGVTQSAVSHLLDKLRAITGDPLFVKSGRGIQPTARAEAMAQPARLLLEDMQRLATPEAFDPARLQTCFTIAANDFQRDLLLPALLQRLRLQAPQVSLHIVPSGVPTAEMLRDGSCHLVVSPRPPDASDVVQKRLFATPYRVFFDASQRAAPSSLADYLASEHISVVYQPRRTLDIDQWLQAQGIQRRMAATVPGFAGIAAFLHAGPWLATLPGLLALGMLRGLQSCSVPLPCPSLPMYMLWHLRHQHDPVQRWLRQSLEATAAEVLAQADPAELAP; via the coding sequence ATGAGCAAATTCGATCATTCCCACCTGGACGGCCAGTTGCTGCAGCTGCTGCTGGCGGTGCTGGAAGAAGGCTCGGTGACCCGGGCTGCGCAGCGCCTGGGGGTTACGCAGTCGGCGGTCAGCCATTTGCTGGACAAGCTGCGCGCCATCACTGGCGACCCGCTGTTTGTGAAGTCGGGCCGCGGCATCCAGCCCACCGCCCGGGCCGAAGCCATGGCCCAACCCGCACGCCTGCTACTGGAAGACATGCAGCGTCTGGCCACGCCCGAGGCGTTTGACCCGGCGCGGTTGCAAACCTGTTTCACCATTGCGGCCAACGACTTCCAGCGCGATCTGCTGCTACCGGCCCTGCTGCAAAGGCTGCGGCTACAGGCCCCCCAGGTCAGCTTGCACATCGTTCCGTCCGGGGTGCCCACCGCGGAGATGCTGCGCGATGGCAGCTGCCACCTGGTGGTGTCGCCGCGCCCGCCCGATGCCAGCGATGTGGTGCAAAAGCGCCTGTTTGCCACGCCTTACCGGGTGTTCTTCGATGCCAGCCAGCGGGCGGCCCCCAGCAGCCTGGCCGACTACCTGGCCAGCGAGCACATCAGCGTGGTGTACCAGCCCCGTCGCACGCTCGACATCGACCAATGGCTGCAAGCCCAGGGCATCCAGCGCCGGATGGCGGCCACCGTGCCGGGGTTTGCGGGCATTGCGGCGTTCTTGCACGCCGGCCCCTGGCTGGCCACCCTGCCCGGCTTGCTGGCGCTGGGCATGCTGCGTGGCCTGCAAAGCTGCTCCGTGCCCCTACCCTGCCCCAGCTTGCCGATGTACATGCTGTGGCACCTGCGGCACCAGCACGACCCGGTGCAGCGCTGGTTGCGGCAGTCGCTGGAAGCCACCGCAGCGGAGGTTCTGGCGCAAGCGGATCCTGCAGAGCTTGCCCCCTAA
- a CDS encoding protocatechuate 4,5-dioxygenase subunit alpha codes for MAQAEIPGTTLFDGVQARKGYALNKMCFSFNAADARAEFQRDEEAYMRKFGLNTEQAEAIRQRNVLALLAAGGNAYYLAKFAGIFGLDMQDIGAQQTGLSKAEFQARLLAAGA; via the coding sequence ATGGCCCAGGCCGAAATTCCCGGCACCACTTTGTTCGACGGTGTGCAAGCCCGCAAAGGCTACGCCCTCAACAAGATGTGCTTTTCCTTCAACGCGGCGGATGCGCGCGCCGAGTTCCAGCGCGACGAAGAAGCCTATATGCGCAAATTCGGGCTGAATACCGAGCAGGCCGAGGCGATCCGCCAACGCAATGTGCTGGCCTTGCTGGCAGCGGGCGGCAATGCCTACTACCTGGCCAAGTTCGCCGGTATTTTCGGGCTCGACATGCAGGACATCGGGGCCCAGCAAACGGGTCTGAGCAAGGCAGAATTTCAGGCCCGTCTGTTGGCCGCAGGAGCATAA
- a CDS encoding class III extradiol dioxygenase family protein, which produces MAKIVGAITTSHVPAIGRAIAKDLQNDPYWKPFFDGFPPVRQWLDEVKPDVAVVIYNDHGLNFFLDKMPTFAVGAAPEYHHADEGWGLATAAPFQGNQDLSWHLINRLVDDGFDITTCQEMLVDHAFCLPMDLLWPHTDPQAAWPVTTVPVCLNTVQFPLPTAARCFALGEAIGRAITSWESDARVVVVGTGGLSHQLDGQRAGFINKEFDLEFMHSLVSDPAWATRFSIHELVEKVGTQGIELLMWLTARAALPGPARLLHSNYHIPISNTAAGLMLMAP; this is translated from the coding sequence ATGGCCAAAATCGTTGGTGCCATCACCACTTCCCACGTGCCCGCCATCGGCCGGGCGATTGCCAAGGATCTGCAAAATGATCCCTACTGGAAGCCCTTTTTTGACGGCTTCCCGCCGGTGCGCCAGTGGCTGGACGAGGTCAAGCCGGATGTGGCCGTCGTCATCTACAACGACCACGGGCTGAACTTCTTTCTCGACAAGATGCCCACCTTTGCCGTCGGCGCCGCACCGGAGTACCACCATGCCGACGAGGGTTGGGGCCTGGCCACCGCCGCGCCCTTCCAGGGCAACCAGGACTTGTCGTGGCACCTGATCAACCGCCTGGTGGACGACGGCTTCGACATCACCACCTGCCAGGAGATGCTGGTGGACCACGCCTTCTGCCTGCCCATGGACCTGCTGTGGCCGCACACCGACCCCCAAGCCGCCTGGCCGGTGACCACCGTGCCCGTCTGCCTGAACACGGTGCAGTTTCCCTTGCCCACCGCCGCGCGCTGCTTTGCCCTGGGCGAGGCCATTGGCCGGGCCATCACCAGCTGGGAAAGCGACGCCCGGGTGGTGGTGGTCGGCACCGGTGGCCTCAGCCACCAGCTCGACGGCCAGCGGGCGGGCTTTATCAACAAGGAGTTTGACCTGGAGTTCATGCACAGCCTGGTCAGCGACCCGGCCTGGGCCACCCGCTTCTCCATCCATGAGCTGGTGGAGAAAGTGGGCACCCAGGGCATCGAGCTGCTGATGTGGCTGACCGCCCGCGCCGCGCTGCCCGGCCCGGCGCGCCTGCTGCACTCCAACTACCACATCCCGATTTCCAACACCGCCGCCGGCCTGATGCTGATGGCCCCATAA
- the rpoD gene encoding RNA polymerase sigma factor RpoD, translated as MPAPKSEKPAASAAKTSAKATTAVAAEVVAKPALKVKSVPASKSPAAPEVTSAADDAAKKKPGRPPKVVTLPAAKPAGKAAAAAAAAPAKVKPAGAKRGPKPKGSISTEINLDDLIEIEEDPVEEAPVQLSPTGEKIKPLRMKISKAKERALMKEFGLDETVLSEEDLAKRRQRLKALIKLGKTRGYLTHGEISDHLPDKLVDAETLEVVVNMLNDMGVAVYEQTPDAETLLLNNTAPTAATEEEAEEEAEAALSTVDSEFGRTTDPVRMYMREMGTVELLTREGEIEIAKRIEGGLMRMMEAISASPATLAEVFNMGELIRDGKVVISTIVDGFSNPNEADDYVAEEDFDEFDAADDDDGKGGSKALTKKLEELKKEALTRFDTLRDLFEKVHKIYDKEGYGTPHYVKAQAALSEELMTIRFTAKTIEKLCDLLRSQVDDVRKKERELRRIIVDKCGYPQENFIADFSGRDKMGNKVPSHLLDLKWIERQTAAGKPWSAIMGRNIPPVQDLQQKLTDLQSRVVVPLDELKGINKRMNEGEASSRNAKKEMIEANLRLVISIAKKYTNRGLQFLDLIQEGNIGLMKAVDKFEYRRGYKFSTYATWWIRQAITRSIADQARTIRIPVHMIETINKMNRISRQHLQEFGFEPDASILAEKMEIPEDKIRKIMKIAKEPISMETPIGDDDDSHLGDFIEDGANTAPIEAAMQAGLRDVVKDILDSLTPREAKVLRMRFGIEMSTDHTLEEVGKQFDVTRERIRQIEAKALRKLKHPSRSDKLRSFIDTL; from the coding sequence ATGCCTGCTCCAAAGTCCGAGAAACCCGCGGCCTCCGCTGCCAAGACCAGCGCCAAAGCAACCACCGCAGTGGCTGCCGAGGTGGTGGCCAAGCCCGCCTTGAAAGTCAAATCCGTGCCCGCATCGAAGTCCCCCGCCGCTCCCGAAGTCACCTCCGCTGCCGATGATGCCGCCAAGAAAAAACCTGGCCGCCCACCCAAGGTCGTGACCCTGCCCGCCGCCAAGCCCGCTGGCAAAGCCGCCGCCGCTGCCGCGGCCGCACCCGCCAAGGTCAAGCCCGCCGGTGCCAAGCGCGGCCCCAAGCCCAAGGGTTCGATCTCCACCGAGATCAACCTCGATGACCTGATCGAGATCGAGGAAGATCCGGTCGAGGAAGCGCCGGTCCAGCTCAGCCCCACCGGCGAGAAGATCAAGCCGCTGCGCATGAAAATCAGCAAGGCCAAAGAGCGCGCGCTGATGAAGGAATTCGGCCTGGACGAAACCGTTCTCTCCGAAGAAGACCTGGCCAAGCGCCGCCAGCGCCTGAAGGCCCTGATCAAACTGGGCAAGACCCGCGGTTACCTGACGCACGGCGAAATCTCCGACCACCTGCCCGACAAGCTGGTCGACGCGGAAACGCTGGAAGTGGTGGTCAACATGCTCAACGACATGGGCGTGGCGGTGTACGAGCAAACGCCCGATGCCGAAACCCTGCTGCTGAACAACACCGCCCCCACGGCGGCGACCGAAGAAGAAGCCGAAGAAGAAGCCGAAGCGGCCCTGTCCACGGTGGACAGCGAATTCGGCCGCACCACCGACCCGGTGCGCATGTACATGCGTGAAATGGGCACCGTCGAGCTGCTGACCCGCGAAGGCGAAATCGAAATTGCCAAGCGCATCGAAGGCGGCCTGATGCGCATGATGGAAGCCATCAGCGCCAGCCCGGCCACGCTGGCCGAGGTGTTCAACATGGGCGAGCTGATCCGTGACGGCAAGGTGGTCATCTCCACCATCGTCGACGGCTTCTCCAACCCCAACGAAGCCGACGATTACGTGGCCGAAGAAGACTTCGACGAATTTGACGCCGCCGACGACGACGACGGCAAGGGCGGCTCCAAAGCCCTGACAAAGAAGCTCGAAGAACTGAAAAAAGAAGCCCTGACCCGCTTCGATACCTTGCGCGACCTGTTCGAAAAGGTGCACAAGATCTACGACAAGGAAGGCTACGGCACGCCGCACTACGTCAAGGCCCAGGCGGCTTTGAGCGAAGAGCTGATGACCATCCGCTTCACCGCCAAAACCATCGAAAAACTGTGCGATCTGCTGCGTAGCCAGGTGGACGACGTGCGCAAGAAGGAGCGCGAACTGCGCCGCATCATTGTGGACAAGTGCGGCTACCCGCAAGAAAACTTCATTGCCGACTTCAGTGGCCGCGACAAGATGGGCAACAAAGTGCCCTCGCACCTGCTGGACCTGAAGTGGATCGAGCGCCAAACCGCGGCCGGCAAGCCCTGGAGCGCCATCATGGGCCGCAACATCCCGCCGGTGCAGGACCTGCAGCAAAAGCTGACAGATCTGCAGTCGCGCGTGGTGGTGCCACTGGACGAGCTCAAAGGCATCAACAAGCGCATGAACGAAGGCGAAGCCTCCTCGCGCAATGCCAAGAAGGAAATGATCGAGGCCAATCTGCGCCTGGTGATCTCCATCGCCAAGAAGTACACCAACCGCGGCCTGCAGTTCCTGGACTTGATCCAGGAAGGCAACATCGGCCTGATGAAGGCGGTGGACAAGTTTGAATACCGCCGCGGCTACAAGTTCTCGACCTACGCCACCTGGTGGATCCGCCAGGCCATCACGCGTTCGATCGCCGACCAGGCGCGCACCATCCGCATCCCGGTGCACATGATCGAAACCATCAACAAGATGAACCGCATCAGCCGCCAGCACTTGCAAGAGTTTGGTTTTGAGCCCGATGCCAGCATCCTGGCCGAGAAGATGGAGATCCCGGAAGACAAGATCCGCAAGATCATGAAGATCGCTAAGGAGCCCATCTCCATGGAAACCCCGATCGGCGACGACGACGACAGCCACCTGGGCGATTTCATCGAAGACGGCGCCAACACCGCCCCCATCGAAGCCGCCATGCAGGCCGGTCTGCGCGATGTGGTGAAGGACATCCTGGACAGCCTCACGCCACGTGAAGCCAAGGTGCTGCGCATGCGTTTCGGCATTGAAATGAGCACCGACCACACGCTGGAAGAAGTCGGCAAGCAGTTCGACGTGACCCGCGAGCGCATCCGCCAAATAGAAGCCAAGGCGCTGCGCAAGCTCAAGCACCCCAGCCGCTCGGACAAGCTGCGCAGCTTTATCGATACGCTGTAA
- the dnaG gene encoding DNA primase, producing the protein MTIPHTFIQELIARADVVEIVGRYVQLKKGGANFMGLCPFHAEKSPSFSVSPTKQFYHCFGCGKSGDALRFLMDHAGMTFIEAVQDLAQQFGMQIPEDDASPQDRARAAEQKQKQATLTDVLEQACTAYKKHLRDSPRAIAYFKGRGLSGEIAKQFDLGYAPEGWRSLAGVFPHYDDPLLAESGLVITSEEDSEKRYDRFRDRVMFPIRNVKGECIGFGGRVLGDDKPKYLNSPETPVFSKGRELYGLFEARNALRDAGYALVTEGYMDVVALAQLGFPNAVATLGTACTADHLHKLFRFTDAVVFSFDGDAAGRRAARKALDGALPLATDVRSCKFLFLPAEHDPDSFIRAYGRDAFARYVSEATPLSRFLIESIREGCELHTAEGRSLLASNAKPLWSQLPEGALKRQLLIEIADLVQLSSSELTDVWSGKAIGSRPEGKGSKKYSTPYTPGKRYEPKPPPVGSDSAGRRKPASRADHAARLLLSNATGWDSLGHEDHALLCALPEPHAALFVWLEAQQHEHGPQSWERLRPGVRGQPFEDLALRLMSGPVPSNATEAAETVIDTEALQELRALLNLMLIDLLKQQETQALEAAKSDPSALERYRALNRRRLELTAIKIG; encoded by the coding sequence GTGACCATTCCCCATACCTTCATCCAGGAACTCATCGCCCGCGCCGACGTGGTCGAGATCGTGGGCCGCTACGTGCAGCTCAAGAAGGGCGGCGCCAACTTCATGGGCCTGTGCCCGTTCCACGCCGAGAAATCCCCCTCTTTCTCGGTCAGCCCCACCAAGCAGTTCTACCACTGCTTTGGTTGCGGCAAGAGCGGCGACGCGCTGCGTTTTCTGATGGACCACGCGGGCATGACCTTCATCGAGGCCGTGCAAGACCTGGCCCAGCAGTTCGGCATGCAGATCCCTGAAGACGATGCCTCGCCCCAGGACCGCGCCCGCGCCGCCGAGCAAAAGCAAAAGCAGGCCACCCTGACCGACGTGCTGGAGCAGGCCTGCACCGCCTACAAGAAGCACCTGCGCGACTCGCCCCGCGCCATCGCGTACTTCAAGGGCCGTGGCCTGTCGGGCGAAATCGCCAAGCAATTCGACCTGGGCTATGCACCTGAAGGTTGGCGCAGCCTGGCCGGGGTATTCCCGCATTACGACGACCCGCTGCTGGCCGAGAGCGGCCTGGTCATCACCAGCGAAGAAGATTCTGAGAAGCGCTACGACCGCTTCCGCGACCGGGTGATGTTCCCGATCCGCAACGTCAAGGGCGAATGCATCGGCTTTGGGGGCCGGGTGCTGGGCGACGACAAGCCCAAATACCTCAACTCCCCCGAAACCCCGGTGTTCAGCAAGGGCCGCGAGCTCTACGGCCTGTTCGAGGCCCGCAACGCCCTGCGCGACGCCGGTTACGCCCTGGTCACCGAGGGCTACATGGACGTGGTCGCCTTGGCGCAGCTGGGCTTTCCCAACGCCGTGGCCACCCTGGGCACGGCCTGCACGGCAGATCACCTGCACAAGCTGTTCCGTTTCACCGACGCCGTGGTGTTCAGCTTTGATGGGGATGCCGCAGGCCGCCGTGCCGCCCGCAAGGCGCTCGATGGCGCACTGCCGCTGGCCACCGATGTACGCAGTTGTAAATTCTTGTTTCTGCCCGCCGAGCACGACCCCGACAGCTTCATCCGAGCCTATGGCCGCGACGCGTTTGCCCGCTATGTGTCCGAGGCCACGCCGCTGAGCCGCTTCCTGATCGAATCCATACGCGAAGGCTGCGAGCTGCACACCGCCGAAGGCCGCTCCCTGCTGGCCAGCAACGCCAAGCCGCTGTGGAGCCAGTTGCCCGAGGGTGCACTCAAACGCCAGTTGCTGATTGAGATCGCCGACCTGGTGCAGCTCAGCAGCAGCGAACTCACCGATGTCTGGAGCGGCAAGGCCATCGGCAGCCGCCCTGAGGGCAAAGGCAGCAAAAAATATAGCACCCCGTACACACCGGGCAAGCGCTACGAACCCAAACCGCCCCCCGTCGGCTCCGACAGCGCCGGCCGCCGCAAACCCGCCAGCCGCGCCGACCACGCGGCCCGCCTGCTGCTGTCCAACGCCACCGGCTGGGACAGCCTGGGCCACGAAGACCACGCCCTGCTGTGCGCATTGCCCGAGCCCCACGCAGCGCTGTTCGTCTGGCTGGAGGCCCAGCAGCACGAGCACGGCCCGCAAAGCTGGGAGCGGCTGCGCCCCGGTGTGCGCGGCCAGCCGTTTGAAGACCTGGCGCTGAGGCTGATGTCGGGCCCGGTGCCCAGCAATGCCACCGAAGCTGCCGAGACCGTGATCGACACTGAGGCTCTGCAGGAGCTGCGCGCGCTGCTCAACCTGATGCTGATCGACCTGCTCAAGCAGCAAGAAACCCAGGCCTTGGAAGCGGCCAAGTCGGACCCATCTGCTTTGGAACGTTACCGCGCACTGAATCGCCGCCGATTGGAACTAACCGCCATCAAAATCGGTTGA
- a CDS encoding alpha/beta fold hydrolase, with translation MAIAPTTPLIDHLKPPETAPFPPVRRRTTVLRMPQDAVPAHLKPSSRTTVAPAPKTPPPPPAAPLPLLSVDALRARIGPAMRSQTMPSHTMSYTPYGARAFVSAGTGGPTVLFEAGLGNGKNAWGRIFNEISAIGHAVAYDRAGYGQSERSRLPRDGLQILRELRAMLQTEEIKPPYVLVGHSLGGTIVKLFAKTYPTEVAGVVLVDARHAEFSKRCKQLGVHRMWYDPPALLFAMAPSAMRAEIASAALTARQARRAGEFPAVPLIVLSQDRSASRWPERLGKVWDASQRNMAKMSRLGRIKIVGDSGHNIHQDQPDTVTTAILSVIAAARYAQAKSKT, from the coding sequence ATGGCGATCGCCCCCACCACGCCCTTGATAGACCACCTGAAGCCACCGGAAACCGCGCCTTTTCCACCTGTTCGTCGGCGCACCACGGTACTGCGCATGCCGCAGGACGCGGTGCCCGCGCACCTGAAGCCGTCGAGCCGCACCACAGTGGCCCCTGCGCCCAAAACGCCACCGCCACCGCCCGCGGCGCCCCTGCCGCTGCTGTCGGTAGACGCCCTGCGCGCCCGCATAGGCCCTGCAATGCGCTCTCAAACCATGCCTTCGCACACCATGAGCTACACGCCCTATGGGGCCAGAGCCTTCGTCAGCGCGGGCACGGGCGGACCCACCGTACTGTTTGAGGCGGGTCTGGGCAATGGCAAAAATGCGTGGGGCCGCATCTTCAACGAGATCAGCGCCATCGGCCATGCCGTCGCCTACGACCGGGCGGGCTATGGCCAGAGCGAGCGCTCACGGCTGCCGCGCGATGGCTTGCAGATCCTGCGCGAGCTGCGTGCCATGCTGCAGACCGAAGAAATCAAACCGCCTTATGTGCTGGTGGGCCACTCTTTGGGCGGCACCATCGTCAAGCTGTTTGCCAAAACCTACCCCACGGAGGTCGCCGGGGTGGTGCTGGTGGACGCGCGCCACGCCGAATTTTCCAAGCGCTGCAAGCAGCTTGGCGTGCACCGCATGTGGTACGACCCGCCGGCCCTGCTGTTTGCCATGGCCCCCAGCGCCATGCGGGCCGAGATTGCCTCCGCCGCGCTCACTGCGCGCCAAGCCCGCCGGGCCGGAGAATTCCCCGCCGTACCGTTGATTGTGCTCAGCCAAGACCGCTCCGCCAGCCGGTGGCCGGAACGCCTGGGCAAGGTCTGGGATGCCAGCCAGCGCAACATGGCCAAAATGTCGCGACTGGGCCGCATCAAAATAGTGGGCGACAGCGGCCACAACATCCACCAGGACCAGCCCGACACCGTCACCACAGCCATCCTCAGCGTCATTGCCGCCGCCCGCTACGCGCAGGCCAAGAGCAAAACCTGA